CATGTTTCTCTATGTAGGTCTTTGGcttgtttcatcagtgttttgtagttttcaacatACAAGTCttatgttttgttagatttacacgtTTATCTTTCAAGTGATTGTAAATAGTATCATCaggttttaaatttccatttccatgtgttcattgctagtatgtagaaataatacaattaatttttgtatattgatcttatatcctatGACCTGACGAACTCATTTAGTTCTAGTTATTTGTAgattccttggaattttctacatagatctTCATCATATCATCTACAATAGAGTTAGtttgatttcttccattttaatCTGCATtcctaatttcatttcctttttcttgccttgttgtgctggctaggacttccagtatgatgttgaatagaACTGGTGAAAGCAGATATCCTTGCCTGTCCTGATCTCAGGGCTGGTAAGCACCTAGTCTGTAACATCATTAAGGAAGATGTTAGCTGCAGGTTTTTGTATAAATGATCTTgtcaagttttatcatgaatgaatgttgaattttggccaaaaaaatttttgcatCCATTGATGCGATCTGTGATTTTCCTTTCCTACAGGCTTTTTGAAATAGTGAAAAAAAGCTTAGAGACTTCCCCATCTGACAATTCACTCAGACTGGGAACTCAGCTCCTACCACTGGTCTAGTGCACCATGCCCCAGTGTGCTCCAGAGAATGCAACTTGGCCTGGCATGTGGCCAAAGAAGCCCAATGTAGGAAATGCTGCCCAGAGTATGTATCCACTGCTAGAGATTTACAACACACATCAGCATAGCCAAGGCTCAGAAAAGCCCTGTGATATAGGCTGTTACCCTCAACATGGAATTTCCCGAACTTATCTTACCAGAGACCTTTTCTGCACAAACGCCATTATGTTCCACAGGACTTTCTCTGAAACACACTTAGGGAACTACTCAGCTGAGTCTGACCCTTAATTTGCCAATGATCCAAAGGTTGAAAGAGAAGTCCCCTGACCAAGGTCACAGATAGTGGCATCACAGACAGGCACAACAGGTCTCCTGCCCCCGACCATGCTGCTCTGACATACTACAAAGTCAGCGGGCAGCCCTGCCATACCACACGCCACCATGGAGAAGAGGAACGTACCCACATCACCACTCTGGCCCCTTTAGTGGCTCTCGGGCCCTTCGTCCCCACTGAGCTTGAGGATGAGGGGCTCAAATCCTTGTAGGTTCAGTGGGGCCCATGGGTGGGTGGGTATGTAATGCAGGCTGGGCCAGTCATGCTGTTCTAGCTCCCTAACGGTAGCACACAGTTCAGGGTTGGGCGTGCAACCTGTTGGTCTGACAAGACTCCAGACCAGGAATTAATAGAATTACTGGGGGGAAAAACAGTTTTTGCATGGAAATGATGCTAAATTAGAAGAAACTGAGCTAGAGGTACCAGGAAGCACCAGGCAGAACAAAGTTGTAAGATGAAGAGAGACCTGGTTCCTTAGGACACGCCTGAGCCCCATCTGGTCAGGCTGAAGCAGAACCTCCCTCCAGAACTTAAATGACAGACTAGTTAAGTGCCATTTCCCTCAAACCAGTTAGATGGAATCCTGTCGGTTGCCAACACAATCCTAATTTGCCCGTGAAGCAGTGTGGCCCAGAGCAAGTTGTCACTGAACTGGCCCCGTAGATCCCTCTCCTTCTGGAGGTATCATTTCCCCCAAGATTCCACAGCGAAGAACAATCTTTTCTGCCCCCCTCATCCCTGTCCCCTACCCAACCTCAGACCGACACCCCCACGCGTGCTTCCCATCAAAAGGACGAGAACACAGGCGGCCAAAGTCAGCTTGGGCAGTACTCGATATACATCATACATTTATTATTAGTGAATATCCCTCTGAAATCAgcaacaatattaaaaaaaataatgattgcaCTACTTGGTCAAGCAGAACTAGcaagtttcattttaaaaaaagtacaaatCTGTTAAAAATTTCAAtcagtatacacatatataatacaaCATACTAGTTATGTTAAATGCTACAAACCAATGTGAATCCAATGGAATGGAGAAAACCACACATTTAAGCTttaagaaccatttttttctctatatattagCATTTTCTCAAATACATACATGGGAAAAATGAGGTAACTGTAAAATGTGCAAGGAACAGGGCCCCccaaattacatatatttatatatgtaattttatatatatatatatatatatatatatatatatatatatatataaaagacctTTCTTTCTAACACAGAACACAGGCGCTGGGCCCAGCCAGGGCTGGGGGACAGCACCCACTGTCATGCCTAGGCCAGAAGTTGGTAAATAAAAGAGTAAACAATGACAAGCCCCCACCACAGGAAATCATTGGTAACATGGCATCTATAGCAAGGTCGGCAAATCACAAACATCctaaataattgttttataaatcttttttttttaacttttttttttttttaaatgttgtgtttCCCCCCCAATAGCTGCTCGTTGGAATCACTGCTGCAGTCAATACACCATCCGTGAGCCTGTTTCCGCCTGCCCCAGGAACCGTTAAGGGTTTCGAAaaccttttttttggggggtggggaagggaaggggtcgGAGAGGGTAGTTCTCTGTGTAAAACAGGTGGGGTTTCAACACTGCTATAAATATAGAAATGTCACCTGGAGTTATATACAGTAAGACTCTGGGTTCTCCATGGGGCGGGGCCAGGCTGATGGGGCCCCACGGCGGGCTTGGGGGAGGCGGGGGGCCAGGGCCGCTGCGGAAGAACGAGGGTGGTTGGAGCATCCCTGAGGCGGCAGGCGCCAGGGGCTGCCTGCTAGGATGTGCCGGCCCCACACGCGGTTCGTTCGGGGCAGCAACCCCAGCGGGGGGTGAGGAAGAAACGGAATGGGACCCGGGTGGGCGAGGGTAGGGAGCTCGGCCAGACCCTCCGGGGGCTCCTCCAGGTCTTGGAGGGCAGGGCTCAGGCTGGGAGGGGGCCCCTGGAGGCGGGGTCCACACCCTCCTTGGACCCTGtccccctgggacttccctggagacaCGCCCAAGCAGGTGGCAGGCAGGCCCTGGCTAGAGAGGGAGAAATGCCCTGAAAAGCGTACGGTCCCGGTAGGCTCTGGGGACGTGTGCAGTACAGTGCATGGCAGTTATCAGCTGAGCACagaccccccccaacccccccaaaCCCCACCCATGACCGCCagccgcccggccccgccccagcCGCACACATGCATGCAGACCAGGCGGCACCACCAGACCATTCCCTGCCCCTGGGCACCTGGTCCTGGTTGGTCCCTATACACCCCCCCCCattaaaccaaaagaaaagaaattgtttaaaaaatccaCACCCTCAAATCCTACACGTGATTTCGggccaaatgaataaacaaaaactgCTGCTCCTCACGTTCATGCAAAACGACAGAGGGGAGATCGGGCATGGGTCTGGGCCCTGTCACCGCCAGGCAGGGGCGGCCACCAGCAACACAGGAAATCACTCTCCCTGGCCTGGTCCAGGCCCCCTCAGGATACATGCCGCCCCGGGTCAGGGCCTGCCTCCCACCTGCTCGGGAGGTTGGCTCTGATGCCCTCCAGCCTGGGCTTGGGGCAGGAATGTTGTGCCCGAGGCGAGGGTCCTCTAGGGAGCCAGCCCCACCCCACAGCAACCTGGGTCGGGCTGGCTGCCTGAGTCTGTCTGGGGTCAAGGCAGGAGAACCCACTGGCCTCCTGCCACTGTCTGTCCACGCCTGTCAGTGCCACCTGAGCAGAGAGCACACCACTTCAGTGCAAGAGACCAGGCGACCCAGGACAGCACCCCCTTTGCCCATCCCGGGGCCAAGGATCTCCACCAGCCACACGAGGGGAATGAACCCCTGGCTCCCAGTGCCGGCAGGAAAAGGAGACAGACCCGAAGGCAAACAGGAGAGAGACTGAGTTAGGGACTCTCAGGCCGCTCCCTGGCGGGCGTCTTTTAGACTAGTGGGCAAACGGGGAGGGAGTCTTTGGAGCTTGGCAAATGCAAGGGCttattgcaggggcttctctcgGGCTGACCCTGGCACCAGCTCTGGAGATGCAGGCAGGAACAGCAGGGCAGGTCTGGGCCACGCCCTCCCCAGCCTTCCCGGGCCCCCGGAGTTTCCAGAGCTTTGGGCAGGGTTCTCCTGGGTGGCTGTGGACCTCACTCAGCCTCCCTGGGCACCTCGGAAGCGTCAGCCCGACAAATGGGACACGTCCGGTTGGCCTGTGGGGAGCAGCCGCACATCAGGCTCCACTCTCACCGGACCCCCATCCCATCCGGGGCTGTTCCGCTGCCCGGTGGGGACCTGGCTCCCTGAGTGGAGCCGGAACTTCTGGATGCTGAAGAGGACACGAAGGGAAGCCCTCCAGtccaccctcctccctcaccACACCAGGAACACCTGGAAGCGGGCGGGGCTACGTTACCTTCAACCACTTGTCGACACACTTGGTGTGGAACTCGTGGTTGCAGGGGAGGACCCGGAGCAGCTGCCGTGCCTCGAAGTCGCTGAAGCAGACGACACACCTGGGAGGAGGGCACAGAGCGTCACCCGCACACTGAGGGCGAGGGCAGGTTCACGGCAGAGCACGAAGCACTACCCTGGGAAGACCGCACCCCATCTGTGCTCACAGATAGGCGGGAGGGGGCGCAGGGCACTCACAGCGTCTGCTCTGACTGGTGGCTGTCGGGATGAAAGCGGTATGATGGAAGCTGCTCGATGTCCGCTTTGGTGAGGCCGCGAGGCTTGGCGTCTCCCAGCCGCTCTGCCAGGTTCAGGAGGGCCTGGACGTGTGCAGGAGGGGAGGGTCAGTGGCAGCCAGGGCTGGAAGTCCCCCAAGCCCCCACCTCCCAGGACAGGGCTCCACGGGACCTCATAGTTCTCCATCTCCACGTCATCCACATCAAGATCCAGGCTGATGGTGGGCCCCATTGCTGTTGGTGACATTGGCAGCATCGAGCTAGGGGGAGATAGGTACGCGGGCCCGGGGTCAAGGTCAGTAGGTGTAAGGGGCGCAGAGCTGCTCCCAACTCCCGCCATGAAACAAAGCCCAGAACTCTGCACTGTTCACACCAGGGACCCCAGTGTCTGTCCCAAGATGTCGCAGTAGGGCAGGGAGCCCAGCTGGTGAGCGTGAGTGTGCATGTATGGTTTGGCGGGGATGCTAGGTGGCTCGAGAGGCCCCGGGACCCCACGGGGCTGTGTTTGGGTCTAACCACTAGAGGCCCCAGAAGAACAGGGTGCCACAGCTCTGGGGCAGATGTGCAGGTACTTACAGGAAGTAGGGCAGGAAGCTGGGGTAATACGGTGGTGGCGGAGGCGGCGGGGGTGGTGGCGGGAGCGGCTGTTGCAGGCGGTATCTCTGGGTGCTCAGTCTCCGGGGCATCATGTGGGAATATGGCTGCAAGAGGGGGGCCAGGTGCACGTCAGCCACGGGCCTGTCTCCCGGTCACCCTAGATCCTGGATGGGGAGTGGCACTTACCACACCAAAGGACAGCTCCTGGTGCAGGGTATCGTGGGGCAGGTAGTGCAGGGGCACGGACGGGGACAGAGTTGGGCCCGGGGCAGAGGTGGAGTAGGTGAAGCTCCCCAGGGGGTGCTGATCCCCCCGCAGGTCCACGTCACTGTCGAGGCGCTGCAGGGGCTGGAAGAAGCAGGGGTGGGTCAGCAGTCAGTgacaagggaagcccccacctccctgccccacttGCCATCCCCTCTAGCATCAGACCCATCGCTCAGACTCACCATACGTGGGTGCTGGGTCTGCAGCGACACAAACTGCCCAAGAGGCGCCATATGAGCGGGCTGGGGGTGTGGGGCTGGCGGTGGAGGGTGCAGGATATAGTGGTCACTGGAGATAAGGTGGGGGTAGGCCTGATAGGGCACAGGGAGCTGCTGCATGGTACATGCCTGGATCAGCTGCTGAGAAAGGGGGCAGAGGCTGGAGAATGTTCTTCTGGGCTCTGGGCTGGGTCTGCTTGTGGCTGGGCCAGGGGCCATTCCACCCAGCTAGCGGTCCCAATCAAAGGCCTCTGGACCATCCATCCCTGGCCTAGGCCTCCCAGGCAGGACGTCTTGCTCTTAAGGCCCACAGTTACCACTCCAAACCATAAAGCAGGCACTGGGAGCAGGGAGGTCCCTGAACTCTGAAGTGCCCTCCCACTGGACGTGAACACACGTACGCCGTTCTGGATGGGGCTGTGGCCTGGAGCCGAGCAGACACTGACAGCCTGGATGGGCGCTGTAAGCTCAGCTCAGTCCCAACACTGGCCTGTGCCTGGGGCCTtcagctgggggcagggcaggaggcccGGGCGCTCACTCACCGGGGGCGGGAGGCAGCAGAGAGGATAGTGCTGCCCGCTGAACATCACGGAGCATGCTGGGAGCTGCTGGCTGCTGCAGCCAGGGATGTGTTGGCCTGTAGGCAAGGGGAAGCCTTGGGTCGTCACTGTGGTGACTGTGTAGGACAGAGGGACAGGTCCCTGGTGCACCTGCAGGAGGAGAGACACAGGAACTGTAGGGAGGCCACTCGGCTGCCCCCAGGTGAGAAGCAAAGTCCTGCCGGGCCAGCTCTGGTGAAGGTGAGGTCAGGGCTTGCTCCCTCTGCTCCTCAGACCGGCTCGCCAGAGGCCAGGGGCAGCGGGGTGTGGGCGTGGGGGGTTCTGCTTACCTGCTCGTGGAGATCAACCATGAACGGGCTCTGCTGGGAGGCTGGGTGCAGCATTCGGGGGCTCCCGCCGGCAGGAGCCGAGGCTCGGCGCTCCTCTACGGGGAGGTATGCTGGTCGGGTCGGCGGCTGCTGGGAGGGTAAGCGCTCATCCTGGGTAGGTGGGCTGGCCAGGGGGCCCTCACGGCCAGGGCTGCACCACAGAGAGGAAGCCCCAGTAGCACTGACGGGGGCCGCTCATTCACAGAGCATGGAGAGAAGCCAAGGTCACTACCCACTGGGGAAGGAAGACAGCTCAGGGCCCTGTGCCCTACCATCCCTGGCCCCTATGCCCCAGCCCAGGCTGAAAGCTCCAGTACCAGGGGCTCCGGgctccacaggactgggaggTTCCCTCCTACCTTCCCCAGAGCTGGCCTGGGCTGCTGCTGGGTCCTGCAGAGAATCGCCGCTGACCCACAGGGGCAGAGGGCGGCCACCTAGTCACTGCCAGAGCCCATGGCTGCATCAGGGGAGGCAGaggggtggaggggctgggccagggctcaCAACCCTAGGAAGCAAACCGACAAAGGAACTAAGGTACAGAGAAGTCCAGTCCCTTGCTCCATTAGGGGTCGGGGAGACAGAATCAAACCTCTGCAGCCTGGTTCCAGAGGCCACT
This window of the Mesoplodon densirostris isolate mMesDen1 chromosome 3, mMesDen1 primary haplotype, whole genome shotgun sequence genome carries:
- the RNF44 gene encoding RING finger protein 44 isoform X1, whose protein sequence is MQPWALAVTRWPPSAPVGQRRFSAGPSSSPGQLWGSPGREGPLASPPTQDERLPSQQPPTRPAYLPVEERRASAPAGGSPRMLHPASQQSPFMVDLHEQVHQGPVPLSYTVTTVTTQGFPLPTGQHIPGCSSQQLPACSVMFSGQHYPLCCLPPPQLIQACTMQQLPVPYQAYPHLISSDHYILHPPPPAPHPQPAHMAPLGQFVSLQTQHPRMPLQRLDSDVDLRGDQHPLGSFTYSTSAPGPTLSPSVPLHYLPHDTLHQELSFGVPYSHMMPRRLSTQRYRLQQPLPPPPPPPPPPPYYPSFLPYFLSMLPMSPTAMGPTISLDLDVDDVEMENYEALLNLAERLGDAKPRGLTKADIEQLPSYRFHPDSHQSEQTLCVVCFSDFEARQLLRVLPCNHEFHTKCVDKWLKANRTCPICRADASEVPREAE
- the RNF44 gene encoding RING finger protein 44 isoform X3; protein product: MHTQVRATIDSLSPGREGPLASPPTQDERLPSQQPPTRPAYLPVEERRASAPAGGSPRMLHPASQQSPFMVDLHEQVHQGPVPLSYTVTTVTTQGFPLPTGQHIPGCSSQQLPACSVMFSGQHYPLCCLPPPQLIQACTMQQLPVPYQAYPHLISSDHYILHPPPPAPHPQPAHMAPLGQFVSLQTQHPRMPLQRLDSDVDLRGDQHPLGSFTYSTSAPGPTLSPSVPLHYLPHDTLHQELSFGVPYSHMMPRRLSTQRYRLQQPLPPPPPPPPPPPYYPSFLPYFLSMLPMSPTAMGPTISLDLDVDDVEMENYEALLNLAERLGDAKPRGLTKADIEQLPSYRFHPDSHQSEQTLCVVCFSDFEARQLLRVLPCNHEFHTKCVDKWLKANRTCPICRADASEVPREAE
- the RNF44 gene encoding RING finger protein 44 isoform X5: MLHPASQQSPFMVDLHEQVHQGPVPLSYTVTTVTTQGFPLPTGQHIPGCSSQQLPACSVMFSGQHYPLCCLPPPQLIQACTMQQLPVPYQAYPHLISSDHYILHPPPPAPHPQPAHMAPLGQFVSLQTQHPRMPLQRLDSDVDLRGDQHPLGSFTYSTSAPGPTLSPSVPLHYLPHDTLHQELSFGVPYSHMMPRRLSTQRYRLQQPLPPPPPPPPPPPYYPSFLPYFLSMLPMSPTAMGPTISLDLDVDDVEMENYEALLNLAERLGDAKPRGLTKADIEQLPSYRFHPDSHQSEQTLCVVCFSDFEARQLLRVLPCNHEFHTKCVDKWLKANRTCPICRADASEVPREAE
- the RNF44 gene encoding RING finger protein 44 isoform X2 — its product is MQPWALAVTRWPPSAPVGQRRFSAGPSSSPGQLWGSPGREGPLASPPTQDERLPSQQPPTRPAYLPVEERRASAPAGGSPRMLHPASQQSPFMVDLHEQVHQGPVPLSYTVTTVTTQGFPLPTGQHIPGCSSQQLPACSVMFSGQHYPLCCLPPPLIQACTMQQLPVPYQAYPHLISSDHYILHPPPPAPHPQPAHMAPLGQFVSLQTQHPRMPLQRLDSDVDLRGDQHPLGSFTYSTSAPGPTLSPSVPLHYLPHDTLHQELSFGVPYSHMMPRRLSTQRYRLQQPLPPPPPPPPPPPYYPSFLPYFLSMLPMSPTAMGPTISLDLDVDDVEMENYEALLNLAERLGDAKPRGLTKADIEQLPSYRFHPDSHQSEQTLCVVCFSDFEARQLLRVLPCNHEFHTKCVDKWLKANRTCPICRADASEVPREAE
- the RNF44 gene encoding RING finger protein 44 isoform X4; this encodes MTHPGREGPLASPPTQDERLPSQQPPTRPAYLPVEERRASAPAGGSPRMLHPASQQSPFMVDLHEQVHQGPVPLSYTVTTVTTQGFPLPTGQHIPGCSSQQLPACSVMFSGQHYPLCCLPPPQLIQACTMQQLPVPYQAYPHLISSDHYILHPPPPAPHPQPAHMAPLGQFVSLQTQHPRMPLQRLDSDVDLRGDQHPLGSFTYSTSAPGPTLSPSVPLHYLPHDTLHQELSFGVPYSHMMPRRLSTQRYRLQQPLPPPPPPPPPPPYYPSFLPYFLSMLPMSPTAMGPTISLDLDVDDVEMENYEALLNLAERLGDAKPRGLTKADIEQLPSYRFHPDSHQSEQTLCVVCFSDFEARQLLRVLPCNHEFHTKCVDKWLKANRTCPICRADASEVPREAE